GAGAAATTTTTTAAAAAGATTGCCTCTCTTCTGGGGAAAGAACTTGACCTGAAACAGGAAGATGTGTTTCAAAAACTTTTGGAACGGGAAAAATTGTCAAGCACTGTTGTTAAAAAAGGTATTGCTATTCCTCATATTGTTGTTGAAGGTGAAAATATTTCTAAAGTTATGCTGGTAAGAGCGGGGTCAGGTATCATCTTTCCGGGTGATAAACTGTGCCATGTTATATTTGTTATTGTGGGTTCTGCCGACAAGCGCAGTCTGCATTTAAAAGAGCTGGCCGCTATTGCGCAGGTTACGCAGAATCCTGATTTTGAGGAGAAGTGGGCGGCCGCAAAAAATGAGGAAGAATTAAAACATGTCGTTCTTCTGTCCGAAAGAGCGAGATATTAGAAATGATTGAAAGAAAGCTGAACAGAGATATTCCGGCGGCGCATAAAACCGCCTATATTCACCCGTTCGGCAGAACGCTGAGTTAAGGAGGTAAGATGAAAAAAGATCATCCGAATTTGATTGTGGCGGCGGGAACGTCAATGATGCTGATGATGGGAGTGGCTTATGTGTGGGGAGTATATGTTACTCCGCTGATAAGCGAATTCGGCTGGACAAAAGCGCAGGCCTCACTGCCTTTTTCTGTATTTCTGTTATCTTATACGGTGGCGATGATTATCGGGGGGCGGCTGCAGGATATTCACGGGCCGCGGAAGATATGCACGATAGGAGCATTTCTTTTTGGTATAGGGTATCTTTTAAGCGGATTCGCGACATCGCTTTTTTACCTCTGCCTGGTTTACGGCGTCATCGGCGGTATCGGAACAGGTTTTGCCTATGTCACGCCTATGGCGACCGTGGTCAAATGGTTCCCTCATAAAAAAGGCCTTATGGGAGGAATAGTTGTCTTCGGTTTCGGCGCCGGCGCATTCGTGCTTTCGCCTCTGGTAAGAAAAATCATAAGCGTTTACAGTTGGCAGACCTCGTTTATTTCACTTGGTATTTTTTTTATAATTGCCGGCCTTATAGTATCACAGTTTCTTGTTCTTCCTCCTGAGGGCAGGGCGATAACCGCGCCCGGAAAGACAATAAGGCAGCCATTGGCGGAGATGACCCCGATAGAAGCGTTAAAAACGCCTGTTTTCTGGATGGCGTGGACGGCGTGGCTTCTTGCGCTGACAGTCGGGCTGGGTCTTATGGGACATATTGTCTCTTACGCGACAGAGGTGGGAATAGATAAAATGACGGCGGCTTTTATATTAAGCATTATTGCTATTTTTAACGGAGCGGGGAGAATATCAATAGGCGCGCTCTCGGATAAAATAGGCCGCACACGAGCTTTATCGGGCGCGTGTTTTGTGATGGCGGCGGTGATGGCCGGTTTTACTGTCGTCGGAGAAAGTGTTGTTCTTCTCTATATTTTAGGGGGGCTTTTCGGGCTTTGTTTCGGAACATGGATGATTCTTTATCCGCTGATAACTTCGGAACTGTTCGGGACAAAACATCTCGGAGTTAATTACGGCCTGCTTTTTTCAAGTTACGGCATAGGAGGATTTGCGGGACCGCTTTTATACGGGAAGGTATATGACACAACAGGCAGTTACGGCACAATGTTCAGTATTGCCGCCGTGATGTGCGCGGTCGCGGGTTTCCTGGCGCTTGGAATTAAAATAGCGGCAAGAAAATATAAAACATCGGCGGCGAACGCTATCCGTTATTAACGGATGAGGTATTCAAAAGAAAAGACGGCTGTCTTTTTGCCGCCTGTCCGCGGATTAAGAAAGCCCCTGACAGAGAAAGATTGTGGGATGAATTATTGTTACCCGTTATGCGGACAGCCTGCATGAAGCTCGGCGTAAAAATATTTCTTTTTCTGATTTTGTTTCTGTCGCTTGCTGAGCTTTTTGAGGACTTCAGCTGCGGCGGCGCGGCGATCGGCCGTTCATCCGCTGATTTATCTGTCCACTTCATTGATGTGGGCTATGGAGATAGTGTTTTTATTGAGTTTCCCGGCGGGGAGAATATGCTGATTGACGGAGGGGGCCGCGCAGGCGGGGCAAATGTGGCGGAGTATCTGAAAGACAGGGGAGTGCGGAAATTAGATATGGTTGTAATTACTCATCCTCATCCGGATCACATGGACGGGATTTTTACGGTTATGGAGAAGTTTAAGATTGAGAGCGTATTAGCCAATGAGGATATAGAGGGGAGTGAAAATTATTCTGATTTCTTTAAGGCGGTTAAAAGGGAGAATGTCAAATTCAGCAGACTTCGGCGTGGCGGTATAATAAACAAATTCAAGGGGGTGAAACTGCAAATTCTTCATCCTGATAAACTGGCGGGAAATCCGAATAACGATTCTCTGGTTATTAAATTGACATACAAAAAGGTAAGTTTTTTGTTTCCCGCCGATATAGGCGGGCCCGTCTGCGACAGATTAGCACAGGAGTTCAAGGAAGAGCTGAGAAGCAATGTTTTAATCGTTCCGCATCACGGGAAAAGCGGCACTGAAAAATTTTTCAAAGCGGTTTCGCCGGAAATTGCGGTGATTTCCGTAGGGCAGAGTAAATGGAGAGATATCCCGCGGGAAAATGAAACGAGAAATAAACTGGAGGAAATGGGTGTTACGGTTTTATCAACCGATCAACAGGGAACAATAGTGATTCAATCTGACGGGGAGAAAGTGTGGAAATAAAAATCAACATATCAAAAGCTACGGTAATATGGGCGCTGTTTATTATAATTTCAGCTTCATTTATGAGGCAGGTTTTAAATTTTCTTATAAAAAATGCGGGATGGCCCGGCATAACGATAATGCTCGGTGTCCTTTTTGCCGCGGGCGGGATTGCGGTTTTTCTGCGCCTTTATAAATCCCGGCCGACGTGGGGAAGACTGCTTCTGTTCATAGCGGTTCTTGCGGCGGGGTTCTATTATGCCTCACAGATGGGAATTATAGAAGAGAGACTGCATCTTATTAAGTACGGTTTGTTAGGATGGCTTATATCTGGTAATATAATCAGGCCCGCGAAGCCCGTTTTAAGAATTTTAATTGCTGTTCTTTTTTGTGTCGCAATCGGCGGAGTTGACGAAGTATTTCAGATTTTTCTCCCATGGAGAGTGGGGGATATCCGCGATGTGTTATTTGCCGGCATAGGAGGACTCTGGGGGACATTTCTTTTTCTGATAGCGAATATAGAAAATAAAAACGCCTGCATGACGACGGAGCGGCAGGAAAAACAGCCGGTATTATGACCTACAGAGAAACATTAGTTTATTTAGATGATTTAGAAAGACTTGGCATTAAGCCGGGTCTTTCGAGAATAAAAAAACTTCTTTATCTTTTAGGGAATCCCCATCGGCGACTTCGGGTTATCCATATTGCGGGGACAAACGGTAAAGGTTCCACCGCGGCATTTATCAGTTCCATTTTGAAGGAGTCCGGATACAAGACAGGTTTGTATATTTCTCCGCATTTAACTGATTTCAGGGAGAGAATAAGCATAAACGGAAAGCGGATACCATCAACATCTGCCGCCCGGATTTTAACTGAATGTAAAACACTGGCCGCAAGGCGCGTCAGAGGGATAAAAAAACCCGGCTCCACTTCACTTGAATATCTCACTTACTTTGAAATCGTAACAGCGGCAGCCTTCAGTCATTTCGCGCGGGAGAAAGTGGATTTTGCCGTCGTGGAAACAGGAATGGGAGGAAGATGGGACGCCACAAATGTAGTAAAGCCGTTAATTTCGGTAATAACCAACAGCGACTATGACCATATGGATATTTTAGGCGCTAATATCAGTTCCATTGCCGCGGAACATGCGGGGATTATCAAAAAAGGAGCGCCGGTAATTACCGCGTCCAGCGGAAAGGCGCTTCAGGTAATTAAGAAAGTTTGCAGACAACGCAATACACGGTTGTTTCATATAAATACAGATATAA
The DNA window shown above is from Candidatus Omnitrophota bacterium and carries:
- a CDS encoding OFA family MFS transporter — translated: MKKDHPNLIVAAGTSMMLMMGVAYVWGVYVTPLISEFGWTKAQASLPFSVFLLSYTVAMIIGGRLQDIHGPRKICTIGAFLFGIGYLLSGFATSLFYLCLVYGVIGGIGTGFAYVTPMATVVKWFPHKKGLMGGIVVFGFGAGAFVLSPLVRKIISVYSWQTSFISLGIFFIIAGLIVSQFLVLPPEGRAITAPGKTIRQPLAEMTPIEALKTPVFWMAWTAWLLALTVGLGLMGHIVSYATEVGIDKMTAAFILSIIAIFNGAGRISIGALSDKIGRTRALSGACFVMAAVMAGFTVVGESVVLLYILGGLFGLCFGTWMILYPLITSELFGTKHLGVNYGLLFSSYGIGGFAGPLLYGKVYDTTGSYGTMFSIAAVMCAVAGFLALGIKIAARKYKTSAANAIRY
- a CDS encoding MBL fold metallo-hydrolase, producing the protein MLPVMRTACMKLGVKIFLFLILFLSLAELFEDFSCGGAAIGRSSADLSVHFIDVGYGDSVFIEFPGGENMLIDGGGRAGGANVAEYLKDRGVRKLDMVVITHPHPDHMDGIFTVMEKFKIESVLANEDIEGSENYSDFFKAVKRENVKFSRLRRGGIINKFKGVKLQILHPDKLAGNPNNDSLVIKLTYKKVSFLFPADIGGPVCDRLAQEFKEELRSNVLIVPHHGKSGTEKFFKAVSPEIAVISVGQSKWRDIPRENETRNKLEEMGVTVLSTDQQGTIVIQSDGEKVWK
- a CDS encoding PTS sugar transporter subunit IIA is translated as EKFFKKIASLLGKELDLKQEDVFQKLLEREKLSSTVVKKGIAIPHIVVEGENISKVMLVRAGSGIIFPGDKLCHVIFVIVGSADKRSLHLKELAAIAQVTQNPDFEEKWAAAKNEEELKHVVLLSERARY